In Candidatus Margulisiibacteriota bacterium, the following are encoded in one genomic region:
- the rpmG gene encoding 50S ribosomal protein L33 yields the protein MREIITLSCGTCKRKNYASTRNKKPGSEKLNIKKYCPSCRKRTLHKEEK from the coding sequence ATGAGAGAAATTATCACACTGTCGTGCGGGACCTGCAAACGGAAGAACTACGCCTCCACCAGGAACAAAAAACCGGGCTCGGAAAAATTAAACATTAAGAAGTATTGTCCGTCGTGCAGAAAAAGAACTTTGCACAAGGAAGAGAAATGA
- the secE gene encoding preprotein translocase subunit SecE, with translation MNKIKEIAEAVKKYLKETEAEAKKVVWPDRRYITTATVIILVIVALSAVFITLVDVSFVKIFKFLTDNINVRL, from the coding sequence ATGAACAAGATAAAAGAGATAGCGGAAGCGGTAAAAAAGTACTTAAAGGAGACCGAGGCGGAAGCAAAGAAAGTCGTCTGGCCGGACCGAAGGTATATTACCACTGCGACCGTGATAATACTTGTGATAGTGGCTCTGTCGGCGGTCTTTATAACTCTGGTCGATGTTTCGTTCGTCAAGATCTTTAAATTTTTGACCGACAATATAAATGTAAGGTTGTGA